A DNA window from Siniperca chuatsi isolate FFG_IHB_CAS linkage group LG6, ASM2008510v1, whole genome shotgun sequence contains the following coding sequences:
- the LOC122877203 gene encoding receptor-type tyrosine-protein phosphatase C-like: MAGLCSLKMLLLCAGIIGLANSTPPTSISPSTTTTSASTQTESQSNTTQNQTSPPATTVATAIKVITQTPPPPQCSYTVTPIKSGFRINITSSTNGSYTININEEGRPETGMKFEHTNQTSSHEIKHLKPCTKYEHNVAFIDEPGKEIPCTCTENKTTTTKMSKDDIEDAICPGYVCYRSDWDISSSLSTSNKISAEPCKSDNKAFCIKPGYDDICSDLITTFTSGHCVDSPFSLNKSITVDFLNPSEIIQTRPNKLPATIKPILPPNCKNLTIDYTCQEPGKPNKLFLSELEPFTDYSCIGQIKDNNVTIKNTTAIDVHIDCDLTIKITKSHATNNSIELSWTTTSQNCQDDLHRLQNLYYVCSCPSSKRKHRIKHNITGGTCNISGLEPFTEYTCEVQPTYNNMDVGKRAAKKQQTEAGKPRDVTNLKVTVPEHNVIRVTCDGPKHSNGPNKTFIARLHGGSAPRELKYEKCNFEFKDLSYSTKYEVKVTVCNGHYESDPQIKTIATLYNDKALIGFLFFLIILTPVGLFLVYKIFILKRRKSRDNVNEDMMLESTAIYANMPQSKGPS, translated from the exons CCACTCCTCCTACAAGCATCTCACCCTCAACCACAACCACTTCAGCCAGCACTCAAACAGAGTCTCAGTCAAACACCACTCAAAACCAGACCTCACCTCCAGCCACCACAGTAGCTACTGCCATCAAAG TCATCACACAaacccctccacctccacagt GTTCTTACACTGTCACACCCATCAAGTCTGGCTTCAGGATTAACATTACAAGCTCCACCAATGGTAGCTACACCATAAACATTAATGAGGAGGGCCGACCTGAGACAGGAATGAAATTCGAGCACACCAATCAAACCTCATCACATGAAATCAAACACCTGAAGCCCTGTACTAAATATGAACATAATGTGGCATTTATTGATGAACCTGGCAAAGAAATACCCTGTAcctgcactgaaaataaaactacaacaacTAAAATGA GTAAAGATGACATTGAAGATGCCATCTGCCCTGGATATGTTTGTTACCGGAGTGATTGGGACATTAGCTCTTCACTGTCAACATCAAATAAGATTTCAGCTGAGCCATGCAAAAGTGACAATAAAGCATTCTGTATCAAACCTGGTTACGATGACATCTGCTCAGATTTGATTACAACCTTCACTTCAGGACACTGTGTGGATTCTCCCTTTAGCCTCAACAAAAGCATCACTGTTG ATTTCTTAAATCCAAGTGAAATAATACAGACTCGTCCCAATAAACTTCCTGCAACAATAAAACCAATATTACCTCCAAACTGTAAAAATCTCACCATTGATTACACCTGTCAGG AACCTGGAAAACCCAACAAGCTTTTTCTGTCTGAGCTGGAGCCCTTCACAGACTACAGCTGTATTGGTCAGATCAAGGACAACAATGTCaccataaaaaacacaactgcTATCGACGTCCATATTGACTGTG ATCTTacaataaaaatcacaaagaGCCATGCAACCAATAACTCCATTGAGTTGAGTTGGACCACGACCAGTCAGAACTGTCAAGATGACCTTCATCGTCTTCAGAACCTTTATTATGTCTGCAGTTGTCCTTCCTCCAAACGGAAACACAGGA TCAAACACAACATAACAGGAGGAACATGTAATATTTCTGGACTGGAACCATTCACCGAGTATACCTGTGAAGTCCAACCCACCTACAACAACATGGACGTTGGCAAACGAGCAGctaaaaaacagcaaactgaGGCTGGAA AACCACGAGATGTTACTAACCTGAAGGTGACTGTTCCAGAGCATAATGTGATTAGAGTAACCTGTGATGGTCCTAAACATTCAAATGGACCTAATAAGACATTCATTGCGCGTCTTCATGGTGGCAGTGCCCCTCGGGAGCTTAAATATGAGAAATGCAACTTTGAATTCAAAGATCTTAGCTACTCTACCAAATACGAAGTGAAG GTGACTGTTTGCAACGGACATTATGAGAGCGACCCCCAGATAAAAACTATTGCCACTCTCT ataatGACAAAGCTCTCATTGGGTTTCTGttcttcctcatcatcctcaCGCCTGTGGGTCTGTTTTTGGTCTACAAGATTTTCATCCTGAAGCGCAGAAAGTCCAGAGA CAATGTGAATGAAGATATGATGCTTGAATCAACAGCAA TTTATGCTAACATGCCTCAATCTAAAGGCCCGTCGTAA